From Gemmatimonadota bacterium, a single genomic window includes:
- the nuoF gene encoding NADH oxidoreductase (quinone) subunit F, with protein sequence MGFPHPSHPKETVLLSKYFGDAEARTFSGWVKRGGYEGLKKALSMTPDGIIEEIKASGLRGRGGAGFPTGLKWSFMPKGDNKPHYLVCNADESEPGTFKDREILRWTPHQLIEGCAIAAYAIGAERCYVYIRGEFTEPWKVMTRAVEEAYANGALGASAFGSGKRIDIVLHRGAGAYICGEETAMMNSIEGKRGNPRIKPPFPAVAGLFGMPTTINNVETLAVASHILTRGAAWYKALCLNNPKSTGTKLFSVCGHVMKPGNFEITMGFPMKDLIHDLAGGMRPGRRLKAVIPGGSSVPIMTAAEAESALCDYEGIVEKGSMLGSAGFIVMDDSADIVYEVYRLAKFYAHESCAQCTQCREGTAWTTKILERILKGQGKHSDLDLLLDLSEQMTGRTICVLSDSCAAPIVSGIKKFPEEFEAYLSRAKAPALAAV encoded by the coding sequence ATGGGGTTTCCTCATCCGTCGCATCCGAAGGAGACAGTGCTCCTTTCGAAGTATTTTGGGGACGCGGAGGCTCGGACCTTTTCCGGGTGGGTTAAGCGGGGGGGGTACGAGGGGCTCAAGAAGGCCCTCTCGATGACGCCGGACGGGATCATTGAAGAGATCAAGGCCTCGGGGCTCCGGGGACGAGGCGGGGCGGGGTTTCCGACCGGCCTCAAGTGGAGCTTCATGCCGAAGGGCGACAACAAGCCCCACTACCTCGTCTGCAACGCCGACGAATCCGAGCCCGGCACCTTCAAAGACCGTGAGATCCTGCGGTGGACGCCCCACCAGTTGATCGAGGGTTGCGCTATTGCGGCCTACGCGATCGGGGCCGAGCGCTGCTACGTCTACATCCGGGGTGAGTTCACCGAGCCGTGGAAAGTTATGACTCGGGCGGTTGAAGAGGCCTATGCCAACGGGGCGCTCGGGGCCAGCGCCTTCGGCTCGGGCAAGCGGATCGACATCGTGCTACACCGCGGAGCGGGTGCCTACATCTGCGGTGAAGAGACCGCGATGATGAACTCGATCGAAGGGAAGCGGGGCAATCCCCGGATCAAGCCTCCGTTCCCGGCCGTGGCGGGGCTGTTCGGGATGCCGACGACGATCAACAACGTCGAAACATTGGCGGTCGCGAGTCACATCCTGACCCGGGGCGCCGCCTGGTACAAGGCACTCTGCCTCAATAATCCGAAAAGCACCGGCACCAAGCTGTTCTCGGTGTGCGGCCATGTCATGAAGCCCGGCAACTTCGAAATCACGATGGGCTTCCCGATGAAGGACTTGATTCACGACTTGGCCGGCGGGATGCGGCCGGGCCGGCGACTCAAGGCGGTCATTCCGGGCGGCTCGTCGGTCCCGATCATGACGGCCGCCGAAGCCGAGTCCGCGCTCTGCGACTACGAGGGCATCGTCGAGAAGGGCTCGATGCTCGGCTCGGCCGGATTCATCGTGATGGATGACTCCGCCGACATCGTATACGAGGTGTACCGCTTGGCCAAGTTCTACGCCCATGAGTCCTGCGCTCAGTGTACCCAGTGCCGCGAAGGCACCGCCTGGACTACCAAGATTCTCGAGCGGATCCTGAAGGGCCAAGGCAAACATTCCGATCTCGACTTGCTGCTCGATCTCTCTGAACAGATGACCGGCCGGACGATTTGCGTCCTGTCCGACTCCTGCGCGGCTCCGATCGTCAGCGGCATCAAGAAGTTTCCCGAAGAATTCGAAGCCTATTTGAGCCGGGCCAAAGCCCCGGCGCTGGCGGCCGTATGA
- a CDS encoding NAD(P)H-dependent oxidoreductase subunit E, translated as MSGAASYAPVFVGRIKEKLEALFPDYPTKQACLLPALWMVQEERGWIAPEGIAEIGEVLGLTPAYIRGVATFYTMYHLHPVGRNFIQVCGTSPCHLCGSDDVLKAILSTTGCGELGATSADGRFTVTEVECLGACGFATPIMINDDFHDGVTPERVPGILARYV; from the coding sequence ATGAGCGGCGCCGCGTCATATGCCCCGGTGTTCGTGGGGCGGATCAAAGAGAAGCTCGAAGCGCTGTTTCCCGACTATCCGACCAAGCAGGCCTGCCTGCTGCCGGCCCTCTGGATGGTACAGGAGGAGCGGGGCTGGATCGCCCCCGAAGGGATCGCCGAAATCGGCGAGGTCCTCGGCTTGACCCCGGCCTATATCCGGGGCGTGGCCACCTTCTACACCATGTACCACCTTCATCCGGTCGGCCGGAACTTCATCCAGGTCTGCGGAACCTCACCGTGCCACCTTTGCGGCTCGGACGACGTCCTCAAGGCGATTCTCTCGACCACCGGCTGCGGTGAACTCGGAGCCACCAGTGCGGACGGACGGTTCACGGTGACCGAAGTCGAATGTTTGGGGGCGTGCGGGTTCGCGACGCCGATCATGATCAACGACGATTTCCATGACGGCGTCACACCCGAACGGGTGCCCGGAATCCTCGCGAGGTATGTATGA
- a CDS encoding NADH-quinone oxidoreductase subunit D → MSLATPGVDAEGRATRLPLSAKKGSDDEFGAEHMLVNIGPQHPATHGVLRLVLELEGETVIRCIPHIGYLHSGFEKLGEYRHYNQIVPLTDRTDYLSPMANNVCLALAAEKLMGVEITERCQVLRVIACEMSRIISHLVWLGTTGIDLGAFTPFLWSFYQRERIYNLQESWTGARLTTSLTRVGGMMADVPEGFEAGLRDFCRTFPHTLDEVDAMFTRNSIWCGRTQGVGVLSGEDAINYSLSGPMLRASGVSYDVRKDRPYLGYDTYDFDVPIGEHGDIYDRYRVRLEEMYQSNRILDQALDRLATLKGAPLNTADHRVILPPKGRAMSDMEAMIHHFKQVMEGVAAPVGEAYMGVENPKGELGYYFVSDGTAKPVRWRIRPPSFINLACLPKLCEGALLSDVIAINASIDIVMGEIDR, encoded by the coding sequence ATGTCGCTGGCCACGCCCGGCGTCGACGCCGAGGGACGAGCAACCCGCCTCCCGTTGTCGGCCAAGAAGGGTTCGGACGACGAGTTCGGCGCGGAGCACATGCTGGTCAACATCGGTCCGCAGCACCCGGCCACCCACGGCGTCTTGCGGCTGGTACTCGAGCTCGAGGGCGAAACCGTTATTCGCTGCATCCCCCATATCGGCTATCTCCATTCGGGGTTCGAAAAGCTGGGTGAATACCGGCACTACAACCAGATCGTGCCGCTGACCGACCGGACCGATTACTTGTCCCCGATGGCCAATAACGTCTGCCTGGCGTTGGCCGCCGAGAAGTTGATGGGCGTCGAGATCACCGAACGGTGCCAGGTCCTCCGGGTCATTGCCTGCGAAATGAGCCGGATCATTTCTCACTTGGTTTGGCTGGGTACGACGGGCATCGACCTGGGGGCCTTTACCCCGTTCCTGTGGTCGTTTTACCAGCGGGAACGGATCTACAACCTCCAGGAATCGTGGACCGGAGCCCGACTCACCACCAGCTTGACCCGCGTCGGCGGCATGATGGCCGACGTCCCCGAAGGATTCGAGGCCGGCCTCCGGGATTTCTGCCGGACGTTCCCGCATACCCTCGATGAAGTCGACGCGATGTTCACCCGCAACTCGATTTGGTGCGGGCGAACGCAGGGCGTCGGGGTGCTGAGCGGTGAGGACGCGATCAACTATTCGCTCTCGGGGCCGATGCTCCGGGCAAGCGGCGTATCCTATGACGTGCGCAAAGACCGGCCCTATTTGGGCTATGACACCTATGACTTCGATGTCCCGATCGGTGAACACGGCGACATCTACGACCGCTACCGGGTTCGGCTCGAGGAGATGTACCAGTCGAACCGGATCCTCGACCAGGCCCTCGACCGGCTCGCCACCCTGAAGGGCGCGCCACTCAACACCGCGGATCATCGCGTCATCCTGCCGCCCAAAGGGCGCGCGATGAGCGACATGGAAGCCATGATCCACCACTTCAAACAAGTGATGGAGGGCGTGGCCGCCCCGGTCGGCGAAGCGTACATGGGAGTCGAAAATCCCAAGGGCGAGCTTGGCTACTACTTCGTGTCCGACGGGACGGCCAAGCCGGTCCGATGGCGGATCCGTCCGCCTTCGTTCATCAACCTGGCCTGCCTGCCCAAACTATGCGAGGGCGCCCTTTTGTCGGACGTGATTGCCATCAACGCAAGCATCGATATCGTGATGGGAGAGATTGACCGATGA
- a CDS encoding NADH-quinone oxidoreductase subunit C — translation MTATATALSPSVEALRTAFGPAIRRAAVSCGDTIVWVEPARAHEILAWLKTTAGQQFNYLTDITAIDYRDPEHPLEVSYQLRSLDRKADLRIKIELNKTAPLAVDSVFDLWKGANWLEREVFDLFGVTFRGHPDLRRILMWDTYAEGFPLRKDFPLRGNFSRAEQTRQVLAANPEANYSMEELTIADAFDELPEDMKRRLVKGERGEIR, via the coding sequence ATGACGGCCACCGCGACGGCTCTGTCGCCCTCGGTCGAGGCCCTTCGGACGGCGTTCGGGCCGGCCATCCGGCGGGCCGCTGTGTCCTGCGGCGATACCATCGTGTGGGTTGAGCCCGCCCGGGCCCATGAGATCCTGGCTTGGCTCAAGACCACCGCCGGCCAGCAGTTCAACTACCTCACCGACATCACCGCGATCGACTATCGCGACCCGGAACACCCGCTCGAGGTTTCCTACCAGCTCCGATCGCTCGATCGGAAGGCCGACCTCCGAATCAAGATCGAGCTGAATAAGACCGCGCCGCTCGCCGTCGACTCCGTCTTCGACTTGTGGAAGGGAGCCAACTGGCTCGAGCGCGAGGTGTTCGACCTGTTCGGGGTGACCTTCCGGGGCCATCCTGACCTCCGCCGGATTTTGATGTGGGACACCTACGCCGAGGGGTTCCCGCTCCGGAAGGACTTCCCGCTCCGCGGCAATTTTTCCCGGGCCGAGCAGACCCGGCAGGTGCTGGCGGCCAACCCCGAAGCCAACTATTCGATGGAAGAACTGACGATTGCCGACGCGTTCGATGAGTTGCCCGAGGACATGAAGCGCCGGCTGGTCAAGGGCGAGCGGGGAGAGATCCGATGA
- a CDS encoding NADH-quinone oxidoreductase subunit B, protein MGLTLPPDANPETAEIPAVSPNWMTTRLDSLVNWSRANSLWSMPFGTACCAIEFMATAAGRFDISRFGMERMSFSPRQADVLICAGRLPFKLAPIIRRIWDQMPQPKWAISMGACASTGGIFDTYAMVQGIDTIIPVDVYVPGCPPRPEGLLYGIMMLQKKIKGESITDPTLRQEFLMDERGFFMPPEKIDVVSEPFGNSVHQTRSA, encoded by the coding sequence ATGGGACTGACACTACCTCCCGATGCCAACCCGGAAACGGCCGAGATTCCGGCGGTTTCGCCCAACTGGATGACCACCAGACTCGATTCGCTGGTCAACTGGAGCCGGGCCAACTCGCTCTGGTCGATGCCGTTCGGCACCGCCTGCTGCGCCATCGAGTTCATGGCCACGGCGGCCGGCCGGTTCGATATTTCCCGGTTCGGCATGGAGCGGATGAGCTTCTCGCCGCGGCAGGCCGACGTCCTGATCTGCGCCGGGCGGCTTCCCTTCAAGCTGGCGCCGATCATTCGCCGGATCTGGGATCAGATGCCCCAGCCGAAATGGGCCATCTCGATGGGTGCCTGCGCCTCGACCGGTGGGATTTTCGATACCTACGCCATGGTGCAGGGCATCGACACGATCATCCCGGTCGACGTCTATGTCCCCGGGTGCCCGCCACGCCCCGAAGGGTTGCTGTACGGGATCATGATGTTGCAGAAGAAGATCAAGGGCGAATCGATCACCGATCCGACCCTCCGGCAGGAATTTCTGATGGACGAGCGGGGCTTCTTCATGCCGCCCGAGAAAATTGACGTCGTCTCGGAACCGTTCGGCAACTCCGTCCACCAGACTCGTTCCGCATGA
- a CDS encoding NADH-quinone oxidoreductase subunit A, producing MLRSYVPVLVLIGFVVANAIMMLGVSHIFSTYRRTATKVAPYESGIPVLGDARERFSIKWYLVAMLFIIFDIETVFMIPWAVAFHQLTAIRGLLLIEMLVFVGILAVGYIYVWKRGAFQWD from the coding sequence ATGCTACGGTCGTACGTTCCAGTGCTGGTGCTGATCGGGTTCGTGGTCGCCAACGCGATCATGATGCTCGGTGTCTCGCACATCTTCTCGACCTATCGACGCACCGCCACCAAGGTGGCGCCCTATGAATCGGGCATCCCGGTTCTTGGCGACGCCCGCGAACGGTTCTCGATCAAGTGGTACCTGGTCGCGATGCTGTTCATCATCTTCGATATCGAAACCGTCTTCATGATTCCGTGGGCGGTAGCCTTCCACCAGCTCACGGCAATCCGGGGCCTCCTCCTCATCGAGATGCTGGTGTTCGTCGGCATTCTCGCCGTGGGTTACATCTACGTCTGGAAGCGGGGCGCGTTCCAATGGGACTGA
- a CDS encoding acyl-CoA dehydrogenase, producing the protein MADLLSRRDLEFQLYEVLDTEALCQRARCAEHSRATFDQIMDAAKVLAQTRFRPHWKTVDVAEPTFDGHRVHPHPAVKEALDAYVEAGCMVAGHSADRGGLQLPCVVEKAAFAHFKAANGSTAGYALLTGAAVNLILAHGTPAQIEQYAEPMPAGRFFGTMALSETQAGSSLADITTRAVPGPDGTYRLFGSKMWISAGDHELSENIVHLVMAKIEGAPAGVRGISLFIVPKYLMADDGTLADRTDVCIGGLNHKMGSRGTVNPVFNLGEGKFRPLGSAGAVGTNTNLIHLGTALAAGVTALVETTDRLVACPDPERGLANAFPYLTVFGHTVVGWLWVEQALAAQRGLEASPGDRFYLGKLAAARYFLDWVLAATQPTHQLLRRLDETPLSMQPEWY; encoded by the coding sequence ATGGCTGATTTGCTCTCCCGCCGCGATCTCGAGTTCCAACTCTATGAAGTACTCGACACCGAGGCGCTTTGCCAACGGGCTCGTTGTGCCGAGCATAGCCGGGCAACGTTCGATCAGATCATGGACGCGGCCAAGGTCCTGGCCCAGACCCGGTTTCGGCCCCATTGGAAGACCGTGGACGTAGCCGAGCCTACGTTTGACGGCCATCGGGTTCACCCCCATCCCGCCGTCAAAGAAGCGCTCGACGCCTACGTCGAGGCGGGGTGCATGGTGGCGGGCCATTCGGCTGATCGCGGCGGCCTCCAGCTGCCCTGCGTCGTCGAGAAAGCCGCGTTTGCCCATTTCAAAGCCGCCAACGGGTCGACGGCCGGCTACGCGCTGCTGACCGGGGCGGCGGTCAACCTGATCCTGGCCCACGGCACCCCGGCGCAGATCGAGCAGTACGCCGAGCCGATGCCGGCCGGGCGGTTCTTCGGCACCATGGCCCTCTCGGAAACCCAGGCCGGTTCGTCCCTCGCCGACATCACCACCCGGGCGGTGCCGGGCCCGGATGGGACCTACCGGTTGTTCGGATCGAAGATGTGGATCTCCGCCGGCGACCACGAACTCTCCGAGAATATCGTCCATCTGGTCATGGCGAAGATCGAGGGCGCCCCCGCCGGCGTCCGCGGCATCTCGTTGTTCATCGTCCCGAAGTACTTGATGGCGGACGACGGCACCTTGGCCGACCGCACTGACGTCTGCATCGGCGGCCTGAACCATAAAATGGGCTCGCGGGGCACCGTCAACCCCGTCTTCAATCTCGGCGAAGGCAAGTTCCGCCCGCTCGGCAGCGCGGGGGCGGTCGGCACCAACACCAACCTGATCCATCTGGGGACCGCGTTGGCGGCGGGCGTCACTGCGCTGGTCGAGACCACCGACCGGTTGGTGGCGTGTCCCGACCCCGAACGCGGCCTGGCCAACGCGTTCCCCTACTTGACCGTCTTCGGTCACACCGTCGTCGGATGGCTCTGGGTCGAGCAGGCCCTGGCCGCCCAACGAGGCCTCGAGGCCAGCCCAGGGGACCGCTTTTACTTGGGCAAACTGGCCGCCGCCCGCTACTTCCTGGATTGGGTCCTTGCCGCCACCCAGCCGACCCACCAGCTGTTACGCCGCCTTGACGAGACGCCGCTCTCAATGCAGCCAGAGTGGTACTAA
- a CDS encoding dCTP deaminase yields the protein MSIKSDRWIRRMVKEHAMIEPFTDSQVRQVDAQGRKVISYGVSSYGYDMRVAGEFKIFTNVLSAIVDPKDFDPKSFVEFQGDTCIVPPNSFALARSVEYFRIPRNVLTICVGKSTYARCGIITNVTPFEPEWEGHVTLEISNTTPLPAKVYANEGICQVLFFEADADDVCETSYKDKAGKYQGQLGVTLPRL from the coding sequence ATGTCCATTAAATCCGATCGTTGGATTCGCCGGATGGTGAAGGAACACGCCATGATCGAGCCATTCACCGATTCGCAGGTCCGGCAGGTCGATGCCCAGGGCCGGAAGGTGATTTCGTACGGCGTGTCCTCGTACGGCTACGACATGCGGGTGGCCGGCGAGTTCAAGATCTTTACCAACGTGCTGTCGGCCATCGTCGATCCCAAGGACTTCGATCCGAAGAGCTTCGTCGAATTTCAGGGCGACACCTGCATCGTCCCCCCCAACAGTTTCGCGCTGGCCCGTTCGGTCGAGTACTTCCGGATCCCGCGGAACGTCCTGACCATCTGCGTCGGGAAATCGACCTATGCCCGGTGTGGCATCATTACCAACGTGACGCCGTTCGAGCCCGAGTGGGAAGGCCACGTCACCCTGGAAATCTCCAATACCACGCCGCTCCCGGCCAAAGTCTACGCCAACGAGGGCATTTGTCAGGTGCTGTTCTTCGAGGCCGACGCCGACGACGTCTGCGAGACGAGCTACAAGGACAAGGCCGGCAAGTATCAGGGCCAGTTGGGCGTCACCCTTCCAAGGCTATAG
- a CDS encoding succinate dehydrogenase/fumarate reductase iron-sulfur subunit, giving the protein MKITLRVWRQAGPKAAGRFETYRADAVSPEMSFLEMMDVVNEDLIAKGTEPVAFDHDCREGICGSCAMVIDGLPHGPHKATTTCQLRMRSFEDGDTITVEPFRARAFPIIRDLSVDRSALDRIIQAGGFISIATGNAPDANAVPVAKDVADRAMDAAQCIGCGACVAACPNASAMLFTAAKVSHLSLLPQGQPERYRRALAMVGRMDLEGFGGCTNFGECSEACPKEIGVWTIARMNADFLQASATARPEHQVGDGA; this is encoded by the coding sequence ATGAAAATCACGCTCCGAGTCTGGCGGCAAGCCGGGCCAAAGGCGGCCGGCCGGTTCGAGACCTACCGGGCCGACGCCGTCAGCCCCGAGATGTCGTTCCTCGAGATGATGGACGTCGTTAACGAGGACCTGATTGCCAAGGGCACCGAGCCGGTCGCGTTCGATCACGATTGCCGGGAAGGGATTTGCGGCAGTTGCGCGATGGTCATTGACGGCCTCCCGCACGGGCCCCACAAGGCCACCACAACCTGCCAGCTTCGCATGCGGTCCTTCGAGGACGGCGACACGATTACGGTCGAGCCCTTCCGGGCCCGGGCGTTCCCCATCATCCGAGACTTGTCGGTGGATCGAAGCGCGCTCGATCGGATCATCCAAGCCGGAGGGTTTATCAGCATCGCAACGGGGAATGCCCCCGACGCCAATGCGGTGCCGGTGGCAAAGGATGTAGCCGACCGGGCCATGGACGCGGCCCAATGCATCGGGTGTGGAGCCTGCGTCGCCGCCTGTCCGAACGCCAGCGCCATGTTGTTCACGGCGGCCAAGGTCAGCCATCTGAGCTTACTCCCGCAGGGGCAACCCGAGCGCTATCGCCGGGCGCTCGCCATGGTCGGCCGAATGGATCTCGAGGGCTTCGGCGGCTGCACCAATTTCGGGGAGTGCTCGGAGGCGTGTCCGAAAGAGATCGGGGTCTGGACCATTGCCAGGATGAACGCTGATTTCCTCCAGGCCTCCGCCACCGCTCGTCCCGAGCACCAAGTCGGCGACGGAGCCTGA